A genome region from Phoenix dactylifera cultivar Barhee BC4 chromosome 18, palm_55x_up_171113_PBpolish2nd_filt_p, whole genome shotgun sequence includes the following:
- the LOC103715802 gene encoding uncharacterized protein LOC103715802, which yields MASNEYQGGFSLSMSFRGRPLRRRSQVVSMEHGHEQELHELDLFHSHVADRLLSLLPPDSPKHSLDKPPSPLLSLAFLSKLLDTLLAVEAEFRPLLPLLGCGPPAAASAASRPVADLLDRAVKSLDLCNAVSLSLHSLRHWLRHAQIAASALLSPRLHLLRARRALFKLLPFDATAGIRTEGAGSFGRRETNSRFLSWSMSRNCSAHLAAPRGGDGGAGELAAAVYTMSAVLVFAMWALGAALPCQERGGPPVAPPRQLPWAAAMVALQERIAEEWRRRDRKAAGMLAELLEVERCGKVLIQVVEEASGARAGGGEGGTSLERERAEEVAERAAELAEACRRLEEGLGPLERQVREVFHRVVGSRAEVLRCLDQRARSAIAPCPIVS from the coding sequence ATGGCTTCCAACGAATACCAGGGCGGCTTCTCCCTCTCCATGTCCTTCCGCGGCCGGCCCCTCCGCCGCCGCAGCCAAGTTGTCTCCATGGAGCATGGCCATGAACAAGAGCTCCACGAGCTCGACCTCTTCCACTCCCACGTCGCCGACCGCCTCCTCTCCCTTCTCCCGCCCGACTCCCCCAAACACTCCCTCGACAAGCCGCCTtcgcccctcctctctctcgccTTTCTCTCCAAGCTCCTCGACACACTCCTCGCCGTCGAGGCCGAATTCCGGccgctcctccccctcctcggcTGCGGCCCCCCTGCCGCAGCTTCTGCCGCCTCCCGTCCCGTCGCCGACCTCCTCGACCGCGCCGTCAAGTCCCTCGACCTTTGCAACGCTGTTTCCCTCTCCCTCCACTCCCTGCGCCACTGGCTCCGCCACGCCCAGATCGCCGCCTCCGCCCTCCTCTCCCCccgcctccacctcctccgcgCTCGCCGCGCTCTCTTCAAGCTCCTCCCCTTCGACGCCACCGCAGGTATCCGGACCGAGGGCGCAGGATCCTTCGGCCGGCGGGAGACGAACTCGAGATTCTTGTCTTGGAGCATGTCGAGGAACTGCTCCGCCCACCTCGCCGCTCCTCGCGGCGGCGATGGGGGCGCCGGGGAGCTGGCGGCGGCGGTGTACACGATGAGCGCCGTGCTGGTGTTCGCCATGTGGGCTCTGGGGGCGGCGTTGCCGTGCCAGGAGCGGGGCGGGCCGCCGGTGGCGCCGCCAAGGCAGCTGCCGTGGGCCGCGGCGATGGTGGCGCTGCAGGAAAGGATCGCAGAGGAATGGCGGCGGAGGGACCGGAAGGCGGCGGGGATGCTGGCGGAGCTGCTGGAGGTGGAGAGGTGCGGGAAGGTGCTGATCCAGGTCGTGGAGGAGGCCTCCGGCGCCCGCGCCGGTGGCGGCGAAGGGGGCACGTcgctggagagggagagggcggaGGAGGTGGCGGAAAGGGCGGCGGAGCTGGCGGAGGCGTGCCGGAGGCTGGAGGAGGGGCTTGGGCCGCTGGAGAGGCAGGTGAGGGAGGTGTTCCACCGGGTGGTGGGGAGCCGCGCAGAGGTGCTCCGGTGCTTAGATCAGAGAGCGCGCTCTGCCATTGCTCCCTGTCCCATTGTTTCGTAG
- the LOC120104425 gene encoding AT-rich interactive domain-containing protein 3A codes for MSGPTKRERKSKESSLAGPEAEVEALLRVAQDDLLLKLRVDSHPVSSRASSSSSDALDSDLARRFEALKSPSPPLSTAAPPPPPTKPVGMGAAAAADDEEGERILGDDLAARFAALKGSSSGPNPGIQQSDLMTPNLRVSDDEAGAGAGGGGDGVSEKEVEKVMQWAMDAARLDPSKGDGDEDDGESADDDDDEEEEEDLKKKRKEMNKGKPKKFFFF; via the coding sequence ATGAGCGGTCCGacgaagagggagaggaagagcaaAGAGAGCTCCCTCGCCGGCCCCGAAGCCGAGGTGGAGGCTCTCCTCCGCGTTGCCCAGGATGACCTCCTCCTCAAGCTCCGCGTCGACTCCCACCCCGTCTCTTCccgtgcctcctcctcctcctccgacgCCTTGGACTCCGACCTTGCCCGCCGCTTCGAGGCTCTCAAATCGCCCTCGCCGCCTCTCTCCACAGCGGCGCCACCGCCTCCGCCGACGAAACCTGTGGGAATGGGAGCAGCAGCAGCGGCAGATGATGAGGAGGGGGAGAGGATCCTCGGGGATGATCTGGCGGCGAGGTTCGCCGCCCTCAAGGGCTCTTCATCGGGGCCCAATCCAGGGATCCAGCAATCGGATCTGATGACGCCGAATCTTAGAGTTTCGGATGACGAAgccggcgccggcgccggcggTGGTGGTGATGGGGTTTCGGAGAAGGAGGTGGAGAAGGTGATGCAGTGGGCTATGGACGCGGCCCGCCTCGATCCTTCCAAAGGCGATGGCGATGAGGATGATGGGGAAAGcgccgatgatgatgatgatgaggaggaggaggaggatttgaagaagaagaggaaggagatgaaCAAAGGGAAGCCCAAGAAGTTTTTCTTCTTCTAG
- the LOC103715821 gene encoding LOW QUALITY PROTEIN: 2-C-methyl-D-erythritol 2,4-cyclodiphosphate synthase, chloroplastic (The sequence of the model RefSeq protein was modified relative to this genomic sequence to represent the inferred CDS: inserted 1 base in 1 codon) has translation PCSKPINCRWEQPNFLLDYFVPPLFFPSAAVSAARAAPEDPAITDAPPSSLPPLVLTICVGHGFDLHRLEAVLPLIIGGIDIPHDRGCDAHSDGDVLLHYMVNAIXGALGLPDIGQIFPDIDPRWMGAASSVFLGEAVRLMHEAGYELGNLDATLILQGPKLSPHTEAIRGKLCDHLGADPPTVNLKAKAHEKVDL, from the exons CCTTGCTCGAAACCTATCAACTGCCGATGGGAGCAACCGAATTTTCTCCTCGATTACTTCGTTCCGCCACTATTCTTTCCATCGGCCGCCGTCTCCGCCGCGCGGGCGGCGCCGGAGGACCCGGCAATAACCGATGCCCCACCATCATCCCTGCCTCCGCTGGTCCTCACAATCTGCGTCGGCCATGGCTTCGACCTCCACAGGCTCGAGGCGGTTCTCCCACTGATCATCGGCGGCATCGACATCCCCCACGACCGCGGCTGCGACGCCCACTCCGACG GAGATGTGTTGCTTCATTATATGGTGAATGCGA TTGGGGCCTTGGGGCTTCCGGATATCGGCCAGATATTTCCCGACATTGATCCCAGGTGGATGGGCGCCGCGTCCTCTGTCTTCTTGGGAGAGGCT GTCAGACTAATGCATGAGGCAGGCTATGAACTTGGAAACTTAGATGCCACATTGATCCTACAAGGGCCAAAATTGAGTCCACACACGGAGGCCATTAGAGGAAAACTCTGCGATCATCTTGGAGCAGATCCACCTACTGTAAATCTTAAAGCAAAAGCTCATGAGAAGGTTGATCTTTAA
- the LOC103715805 gene encoding C-terminal binding protein AN-like: MAHRSGSRTPSDRNRTAELPLVVVLNCLEDLSLEQEALAGAAVVEHVGLGRLSDGRIESAAAVLVHSFAFLPRAAQRLLRPWQLVLCLGSADRAVDSALAADLGLRLIHVDAGRAEEVADTVMALFLGLLRRTHLLSRHASAASSSSAGWLGSVQPLCRGMRRCRGLVVGIVGRSASARCVATRSLAFRMSVLYFDLHEGKKKSRKHPITFPSAARRMDTLNDLLAASDLVTLHCSLSDETVHLLNAESLQNIKPGAFIVATGSSQLIDDCALKQLLIDGTIAGFALDGAEGPQWMEAWVREMPNVLILPRSADYSEEVWMEIREKAVSVLQSFFLDGVIPKSAISDEDEDISEIEYGDDQSEKQVKESPVQSCDNKQLTDESQLIPEYYKKQGESNIQSEVSGLSQNIGSRTSGKRSRSRKKGKKRPDRQRCQLKLDDLSEIESTSHQDEDTAMSGREQMLSSSSRFASPENVRSKQMCLYESNLESTLEKQVEVSMGLSRKSGELLKDGFVIALHARDRPGLHVSRQRVPGGGWFLDTMCNVTKRDPAAQFLVSFRSKDTLGLRSFAAGGKLLQINRRMEFVFASHSFDVWESWMLEGSLLEECKLVNCRNPLAVLDVRIEILAAVGEDDGVARWLD, encoded by the exons ATGGCCCACCGGAGCGGCAGCCGAACGCCGTCGGATCGGAATCGGACGGCGGAGCTCCCTTTGGTGGTGGTTCTCAACTGCCTCGAGGACCTCTCTCTGGAACAAGAAGCCCTCGCCGGCGCCGCCGTCGTCGAGCACGTCGGCCTCGGCCGCCTCTCCGACGGCCGGATCGAGTCCGCTGCTGCCGTCCTCGTCCACTCCTTCGCCTTCCTCCCCCGCGCCGCCCAGCGCCTCCTGCGTCCCTGGCAACTCGTCCTTTGCCTCGGTTCTGCCGACCGTGCCGTCGACTCCGCTCTCGCCGCCGACCTCGGCCTCCGCCTCATCCACGTCGACGCCGGCCGGGCTGAGGAGGTGGCCGACACCGTCATGGCTCTCTTCCTCGGCCTCCTCCGTCGGACCCACCTCCTCTCACGCCACGCGtccgcggcctcctcctcctccgccggctGGCTCGGGTCCGTCCAGCCACTCTGCCGGGGAATGCGCCGGTGCCGGGGGCTCGTGGTCGGGATCGTCGGGCGGTCGGCGTCGGCCCGATGCGTCGCCACCAGGAGCCTCGCCTTCAGGATGAGCGTCCTCTACTTCGATCTCCACGAG gggaaaaaaaaatcaaggaagCATCCCATTACCTTCCCTTCTGCTGCTCGACGAATGGATACTTTAAATGATTTGCTAGCTGCAAGCGACCTTGTTACGCTTCATTGTTCTCTATCAGATGAAACTGTTCATCTTCTCAATGCAGAAAGCTTGCAGAATATCAAGCCTG GGGCATTCATTGTTGCTACAGGTAGCAGTCAGCTGATAGACGATTGTGCTTTAAAACAGCTCTTAATAGATGGCACTATAGCTGGTTTTGCTTTGGATGGTGCTGAGGGACCTCAATGGATGGAAGCATGG GTTAGGGAGATGCCAAATGTGTTGATTCTTCCCCGAAGTGCAGACTACAGTGAAGAGGTATGGATGGAAATAAGGGAGAAGGCTGTCTCTGTTTTGCAATCATTTTTTTTGGATGGTGTTATTCCGAAGAGTGCGATTTCTGATGAGGATGAAGACATAAGTGAAATTGAGTATGGAGATGACCAATCAGAAAAACAAGTGAAAGAAAGTCCTGTACAATCTTGTGATAATAAGCAGTTGACAGATGAGAGTCAGTTGATTCCAGAATACTACAAGAAACAAGGTGAGTCGAATATTCAGTCTGAAGTTTCAGGTCTATCTCAAAATATTGGCTCTAGAACCAGTGGAAAGCGCAGTAGATCTAGGAAGAAGGGTAAAAAGAGACCAGATCGCCAGCGATGCCAACTAAAGTTAGATGATCTTTCAGAAATAGAAAGTACTTCACATCAAGATGAAGACACTGCTATGAGTGGCAGGGAGCAAATGCTAAGTTCTAGTTCTCGATTTGCTTCTCCAGAAAATGTTAGAAGCAAGCAAATGTGTCTTTATGAATCAAACTTAGAATCAACTCTGGAGAAGCAGGTGGAAGTAAGCATGGGACTTAGCAGAAAATCAGGTGAACTGCTAAAAGATGGTTTTGTTATAGCCTTGCATGCAAGAGATCGTCCAGGACTTCATGTCTCAAGACAAAGAGTTCCAGGTGGTGGTTGGttcctagatacaatgtgcaatgTGACCAAAAGGGATCCAGCTGCACAATTTCTTGTCTCTTTTAGAAGCAAG GACACACTGGGATTGCGATCCTTTGCTGCTGGTGGAAAACTGTTGCAG ATAAacagaagaatggaatttgtaTTTGCAAGTCACAGTTTTGATGTTTGGGAGAGCTGGATGTTGGAAGGTTCTCTGCTTGAAGAATGTAAACTTGTCAATTGCAGAAATCCATTG GCCGTCTTGGATGTGCGCATTGAGATTCTTGCGGCAGTAGGTGAAGATGATGGAGTTGCTCGGTGGCTCGATTAA